A region of the Dyadobacter sp. CECT 9275 genome:
AGATGAAAAAGGACTGGCTCTGGCGAATGTACATGCAAAAAGGCGCCCTTGATCTTTACACAAAACTGAATGTCCGCCAGCAACTTTCCGCCCAATCGAAAATTGAGGAAACGATCCGTAAAAGTGCGGTTGCCGGCCTGTCAGTAAAAAAAATAGACGAAATGCTAAGCCTTATCAACATGGACGCCGAGAGCCAGGAAATGGTAAAACTACGTCTGGAAGCAACGAAACTGAGCGATGAAAGTAACGCGAATTTTGGAGAAAGGAACGATGGAATTTATAATTTAAAACATGACTTCATCGGGCTTGGGTGGGTGCGCCGCCAACTGGAAAGGGCACGGCTGGCCAAAGCGGAGGAAAGGAAACAGTTACTGAATATGATCGTCAGTTATGAAGATCCCGGGGAGGGCGGATACTATGATAATCTGGGTACTGCCAATGATGCACCGCATGTCGAATCGGGCTATCCTTATGATCATGGGCAGCCATACGTGGCGCAAATGCTTTCGGAGTCTAACAGGCCCAGCCAGCGCTCCATGCATTTTACGCAGGACGAGGATCAGGGCGTTACCCTCAGATACACAGAACTCGACACAACAGCCGCCTACAAAATCCGGTTCACGCTTGTAAGGCCCTGGTACCAGGAAAGATATGCCGAAAGAATGAACCAAAAATCAGAATCCATTTATGCAAATGATGTACTGATAGCCGAAAACGTAGAACTGCCTTTGCAGATGAGCGATTTTTTCACCTTTGACATCCCCTCAGAAGCAGTAAAATCAGGCGAGGTCGTAATCCGCTTTGAAAGGAATGCAAACGTAGCACACGGTTCCCGGATCAGCCGGGAGCAATGGCGTAATTCCGGTGGCTGGGGTACGATGGTATCGGAAGCCTGGCTCTTAAAAGTGAAAAAATGAAACGGACCGGATCAGTTATGTTTTTGATTTTTTCGGAGCTTTGGAAAAAAACGGCCTGCATAGGCCATATAGCTTCGATAGCCTGGATAAACAGCTTTCAGCATTTCTTCTTCGTATCTGGACTTGAAATAAAACAGCATGCCAAGCAAACAAGCCACGCTCAACCGTCCCGCGTGGGCCGAATAGAATCCAAAACCAGCCACCATGAGCCATATTCCGCTATAAACAGGATGCCGGATGTACCTGTAAATACCACTTGTTACTAAAATACCCTTTTGAAGCGGAGTGGGAAAGGGAGTCAGGCTTTTTCTCAGGAGATACAAGCTCGTACAGCAAATACCAAATCCTGTAAACGCCAGAACAAGTCCCGCTATCTGAAGAATGATGTTACCATTAAACGGAAAAATCGGCGGGATTACTACATATAGCGCAAACAACAGGATCTGAATTCCTACAAAAAACAGATCTTTTTTCTTTTTTAAACCATTCATCGACAATGAGATTCATATACCAGCGTATCAAAATCGTTATTCCGTTACCTTAAAATTGAGGTCTGCTTTTAATTTGGTCAGCATGCCAAGTAACCTTGTTTGCCCGACCAAATCTGTCATTCCCAAACTATCAGCCATCTCGGCAATCTGAAAGTTCAGGGTTTCTATTTCTGTTCTTTTCTTGTTCCGGATATCCTGCAGGGTGGAGATAAACTGTCCGTCCGAAAGTCGGCTGATCTGTAAAAGGCCAGTACGTATTTCGTTGAAATCCAGGTTAATTCCCCGCGCGTTAGCTACCAGCAAACATTCCCTAATTACGTTTTCTGCCATTTCAAGCGCTGCCTTGTCCCGGTGAAATATACCATTATCAACTTCCAGCAGCGGGCAAATAGAATTAAAAGCGCAGTTGATGATTGCCTTTTTCCATACGATGGGCAAGATATCGTTTTCCGCCCTGAATTCGAAATGGGGAGAACTTAAATGTTCCACGACCCTGCTCAGCGTCTCAACACCGCCTTTTACCCTGCCAACGGGAGAAACAGAAACAGGCTTGAAACTGACGCTATCGTCAGATGCCACCTGGCTCGTGGCAAAAAGTACCGCCCGATAAATCTCAGGATACCCCTGATTTTCAAACGGCTGTTCTACTCCAAGGCCGTTCTGAAGAATAACAACCGGACTATTTTTCACCTTGTCCCTTAGCCCTTCTGCTAACTGACTGTTGCCATAGGATTTGGTTGTCAGTACCACCATACCATTCAATTCCGGAAAGTTGTTCAAGGTACTGATCCTTATGTCCGATTTCAAAACAAGGCCTCCGTGAATTAACACCTCTATGGTCTCCACCCGGTCCGAACCATCGTTCACACTACCCCGAACCAGGGTCACATCTTTTCCTGCAACTTTCAAAAATACTGCAAGCGCTTTACCGATTGCGCCACAACCGATAATGAATATCTTTCCGTTCAGTTCCATCTGATCAGTATTGATTATAAAATCCGGCGCCGGCCGCAGAGGCTGCTGCTGACGGACGCCCCTGCAAAATTGGATAGTATTCTAACAAAAGAACAGATACAATTTATATAAATTACACCATAACAGATTATCGCACACAACTGGATCAGGCTACCAAAACCTTTGCAACCTATCTGTTTTTGGAAGACCCGAAATTACGGACCAAAAACCTGCATGAGTACCTGAAAAACTGCTAATGAGCGTTTGCAGCCTGAATCGTACGCTCAGAGAGCACTACTGTGGAAATGGGTGCGCGATGCGTATACAGCTATAAATGAGACCTGTATCCAAACCGTGTTTAGAGAGACCAGTATACTCACTTAAAAATATGCACTAAAATAAACGTGCTCGAACACAAACAAAACAGCTGTATTTATAAAAATATTTCTACAAGTATTATGCGAATTATTTTTAAATTAGAAAAAAATACATCCCCTCTCACTAAATTACTGAAAGCATGGAAAATTCAACAAGCCCGTTCCAAGGCGATGTTCCATCAGAAAGGGACGCCGAAATACTGCAGGAGCTTTTCAACCTGAGCAACGCGCTCAGAGAGCTGAATTTTGCGATCAATAACCAGATTGAAAAAATGAAAAACAATGCATCGCTCACTTCCACGGGAAACATGGGTACAACTACTACCTCCCTCGTTAATGATGGGAGCAAACCTTGACCGTCTCTTTTGGCAGGCAATCTGATTCACTGAAATACTGGCTTAGCAGGCTCCCTGCAAATGCATTCCCGACACACAAATAATTGCTGCCCCGGCATTGTGCTTCTGCACTTCTGAGCCCCCCTCAAAGCGCCCTTGCAGAGTTGCAGGATCAGTGTATTATGGCTATTATTGTGATTTAGAAGTAAATCACCGAACGCGTTACATGAAAGTGACCGATTCCTATCCGAAAACGATCTTACTGGTTGATGACGACTCCGACGACCAAGAATTATTCGAGGATGCCCTGAACATGGTAGCAGAGGGCATTATTCTGAAAACGGCCGAAAACGGAATCGAAGCGCTTAAGTATCTTCAAATGCCAGCAGAACTGCCGGAGCTGGTTTTTCTGGATCTGAACATGCCCTTGATGAACGGATATGATTGTTTGAAAGAACTGAAAGCCAGCGAACCTACCCGGCATATACCTGTCATCATTTTTTCAACTTCTGTCATGGAGGAAACGGTAAATGCGGTATATGAAAGCGGTGCCAGCCTTTATGCTGTTAAGCCCAACAGTTTTGCAGCTTTGAAAGAGCTGCTCAAAAGAATACTGGCACTTGACTGGCAAAAACCATTTTATGCCGCCAAAGAGAATTTCATCTTGCAAGCATAACTTTTTATGGAGCGTACTTCCGCAAATCCGCCATTCCTGGGTATTGATTCTGAAATTGGTAACCTTATGCGGCAGTACGATTGGACAGCTTCATCGCTGGGAACACCGGAAAGCTGGCCGCAGAGCCTGAAATCCAAGCTCAATACCTTGATGAGCTCTGCTTTTCCTATGGTTCTCTTTTGGGGTGAAGACCTCATTTGTTTCTATAATGATGCCTTTAGGCCAAGCCTGGGTAATGAAGGCAAACATCCTGCTATTGGAAAAAAGGGCAAAGAAGTTTGGGCTGAAACCTGGGATTTCGTTGGCCCGCTGATCTACCAGGTGCTGGCTACCGGAAAGGCAGTCTGGTTTGAGGATCAGCTGGTACCCTTCTACCGGAATGGAAAAATTGAAGATATCTACTGGACTTTCAGCTACAGCCCAGTCACAAACGATCTTCACCAAATACATGGCGTTCTGGTGATCTGCACGGAAACAACAGAAAAGGTTAACCTGCTGAAAAGACTGGAAGAGTCTAACAATCTATACGCTTTTGCGATTGATGCCTCCGAACTTGGTACTTGGGATTTAAATCCCAGGAACAACAAATTTCTGGCAAACGCCAGGTTAAAATCCTGGCTGGGGCTTGAACCGGGGGAACAAATCCAACTTTCCTCGGCAACCAATGCCATTACCCCGAATGATCAGGAAAGGGTCGCCCATGCGATTCAGAAATCACTACAGCCTTCGTCAGGAGGATTGTACCATATTGAATACACGATTGTAAATGCGAAAACGGGCCAGGAAAGGGTAGTCAGGGCAGTAGGGAAAGCGGCTTTTGACGAACAAGGACAGGCCACCCGGTTTAACGGCACGCTGCAGGACATTACCGCAGAGGTAGCGGCAAGGGAAGCCACGCAAAAATTGTCTGTGCTGGTTGAAAACAGTGTGGATTTGATGGCGATCCTTAAAATGGATGGCAAGAACAGTTACATCAATCAGGCCGGAAAAGAGTTACTCGGCGTGGATGAGACGGAAGATGTTACACAAATACCTATCTCTGATTTTCATACCCCGGAACAACTGGAGTTTGTAGAGTCTCAGATCATCCCTTCTGTGATATCAACGGGCAAATGGGCCGGCACCTTTGCAATCAAGAACCGGAAAACAGGTGAAATTATTCCGCTCTATAACAATTGCCACAGAATAGACAATGAAAGGACCGGTGAGCCTGTGGGCGTCGGAACGGTCATGAGGGATATCCGGTCGGAAATCAATATCCGCCAAAAACTGGAAGATGAGGTACGACAACGGACCCTTGACCTGGTAAAACTCAATGAACAACTTGAACGAAAAAACAAAGACCTGGCCTCTTTTGCCTTCATTTCCAGCCACGACCTACAGGAACCACTCAGGAAAATCAATACGTTTGTCTCAAGAATTCAGGAAAACTGTCATTCTCTTACCGATGAGAATACCGGCTATTTTGAAAAAATAAAAAAATCGGCAACAAGAATGCAAACGCTGATCAGTGACCTGCTGAGTTTTTCCAGGACGAACATCACCCAGGTGAACTTTGAAATTACGGATTTTAACGACATTCTGGCCCAAACTCTGGAAGAATACCAATACAAAATTGAAGCTGCCAACGGAACGGTAAAGACCCTGGGGTTACCTGTGCTGAACGCCATACCTTTCCAGATACGGCAGATCTTTGATAATTTGATCGCAAATGCCATAAAATTTGCCCGAAGAGACGTGCCGCTGGAAATCATTGTCTCTGGAGAAAGGGTCTCTGAGGCCCGGGCTGATCAGAAAATTCTGGAAAATGGTTACTATCGTATCGTGATACAGGATAATGGCATTGGCTTTCAACCGCAATACCAGGAAAAAATATTCGAGGTTTTCCAGCGGCTGCATGCCCGTGAGGTATACGAAGGAACGGGCATTGGCCTTGCCATCTGTAAAAAGATTATGGAAAATCATAACGGGTATGTTACCGCCAGGGGAATACCTGAAAAAGGGGCAACTTTTGAATTGTATTTTCCCGCCTGATTGCTACCAACCCCGAAAACATCCGCTGAGCCTGCAACCGGTTTCAAAAATTCTCTCATCTGCCATGGTCATATTTCTCCCTGGCTTTGTTTTTATTCTGCCCGCTTACGGATATTACCGCTCACCAAAATCAGCCGACTGCATAACAAATTTTAAAACACCAAACTACAACCACCTCGAAATGAGAAATATAGATAAATATTGAGATTATAGTAAAAAAATATGCCTAAATTGATCGAAAATATTGTTAATAAATTCGACCCGCCAACGCAAACACATTGCTAGTCTGGATTTGTTATACGGGCTCGTTAATTTTTTATCAATGGATATGCCAAACCCACCTCTGAACAATCAAGTAGCTAATCAGGAAACCAATTCTGCACAAAATCTGATAGAACTGACGGCCCACCTGCAGTCACTCATCGCCTCCCTGGATGATATTGTATTTGAAATTGATGGCACACATTCGTTTAAAAATGTGTGGGTCGACGATGAAACCAAGTTATTCATGCCCAAAAATGATTTTCTGGGCAAAAAAATAAGAGATGTAGCAGGCCCCCTGGCCGATCTGGTGACCGGCCTTATCAATAAGGCGATAGAAACGGGTGAGATGACGGAAATCGTCTATAAACATTTTGACAGCAGTATCGATCAATGGTTCAGGGCTCGTATCAAGCCAGTTATCAAGGCACCTGATCCAAAAGAATATGTCCTTGTCCTGAGTATCCAGGATGTTACCAGACAAAGGCATGCCGAACTGATACTGCAGGAAACCAAAGAAAGTCTCGAACTTAGTAACCAGCTCCTGGACGTCAGCCAGAAGTTAAGTCAGACTGTAGGCTGGGAGTACAATATGCTGACCGGAGAAATTTTCTGGACCAAACAAGTTTACCTGCTTTTTGACGAAC
Encoded here:
- a CDS encoding methyltransferase family protein → MNGLKKKKDLFFVGIQILLFALYVVIPPIFPFNGNIILQIAGLVLAFTGFGICCTSLYLLRKSLTPFPTPLQKGILVTSGIYRYIRHPVYSGIWLMVAGFGFYSAHAGRLSVACLLGMLFYFKSRYEEEMLKAVYPGYRSYMAYAGRFFPKLRKNQKHN
- a CDS encoding ketopantoate reductase family protein: MELNGKIFIIGCGAIGKALAVFLKVAGKDVTLVRGSVNDGSDRVETIEVLIHGGLVLKSDIRISTLNNFPELNGMVVLTTKSYGNSQLAEGLRDKVKNSPVVILQNGLGVEQPFENQGYPEIYRAVLFATSQVASDDSVSFKPVSVSPVGRVKGGVETLSRVVEHLSSPHFEFRAENDILPIVWKKAIINCAFNSICPLLEVDNGIFHRDKAALEMAENVIRECLLVANARGINLDFNEIRTGLLQISRLSDGQFISTLQDIRNKKRTEIETLNFQIAEMADSLGMTDLVGQTRLLGMLTKLKADLNFKVTE
- a CDS encoding DIP1984 family protein; translated protein: MENSTSPFQGDVPSERDAEILQELFNLSNALRELNFAINNQIEKMKNNASLTSTGNMGTTTTSLVNDGSKP
- a CDS encoding response regulator, translating into MKVTDSYPKTILLVDDDSDDQELFEDALNMVAEGIILKTAENGIEALKYLQMPAELPELVFLDLNMPLMNGYDCLKELKASEPTRHIPVIIFSTSVMEETVNAVYESGASLYAVKPNSFAALKELLKRILALDWQKPFYAAKENFILQA
- a CDS encoding PAS domain-containing sensor histidine kinase, with protein sequence MERTSANPPFLGIDSEIGNLMRQYDWTASSLGTPESWPQSLKSKLNTLMSSAFPMVLFWGEDLICFYNDAFRPSLGNEGKHPAIGKKGKEVWAETWDFVGPLIYQVLATGKAVWFEDQLVPFYRNGKIEDIYWTFSYSPVTNDLHQIHGVLVICTETTEKVNLLKRLEESNNLYAFAIDASELGTWDLNPRNNKFLANARLKSWLGLEPGEQIQLSSATNAITPNDQERVAHAIQKSLQPSSGGLYHIEYTIVNAKTGQERVVRAVGKAAFDEQGQATRFNGTLQDITAEVAAREATQKLSVLVENSVDLMAILKMDGKNSYINQAGKELLGVDETEDVTQIPISDFHTPEQLEFVESQIIPSVISTGKWAGTFAIKNRKTGEIIPLYNNCHRIDNERTGEPVGVGTVMRDIRSEINIRQKLEDEVRQRTLDLVKLNEQLERKNKDLASFAFISSHDLQEPLRKINTFVSRIQENCHSLTDENTGYFEKIKKSATRMQTLISDLLSFSRTNITQVNFEITDFNDILAQTLEEYQYKIEAANGTVKTLGLPVLNAIPFQIRQIFDNLIANAIKFARRDVPLEIIVSGERVSEARADQKILENGYYRIVIQDNGIGFQPQYQEKIFEVFQRLHAREVYEGTGIGLAICKKIMENHNGYVTARGIPEKGATFELYFPA